The genomic interval GGAAGACAATGTCGCCGGGCACCAGCTCGGTGGCCGGAAGGCGTTTTTTCTCTCCCTGACGCAGGACCGTGGCTTCGGTGGTCATGGTCCGGGCCAGGGCTGCTAAGGCATTGACCGCCTTGGCCTCTTGAATGTAGCCGACTATGGCGTTGACCAGTACCACACCAAAGATGACCCCGGAATCTACCCATTCCCCGAGTGCGCCGGTGACCACGCCCGAGATGATGAGGATATAAATCAGCGGTTGGTGAAATTGGAGCAGGAAACGGAGCAAGGGGCCCTTTCCCTTTTGGGCGCTGATGGTGTTGTGTCCGAACTCTGCAAGACGATGCTCGACCTCGAACCGGTCAAGCCCCTTAACCTGATTTCCTTCCAGCAGTTCAATTACTTCGGCACTTGGCAGGTGGTGCCAGTGCCGGGCGATGAGTTCTTTCATGGATGCGTTCCTTTTGTGTGTTTTTTGTAGGTTGGATGAGCGGAGCGTAACCTAACACCCCTTTGGATAATAACCAGGTACCATTGGTGAATAGTATCAAGAGGCAAAGAAAAAGATACTGCACAAAAACAGTTTGAACAATTAGAAAATACGATTAGAATGATTCGAAATTAACGAAACTTGGTAACTACACAGGGTAACGGTAATCAGTTATCGGTTTACGGTTAAAAGAATCATGGTTTGTCATAAATTATCGCATGATACTCAATGTCAGTGTGTTCTTAGCCATTGGCAGGACCCAATCACCGTCAACTGTCAACCGTAAACCGATAACCTGAGCAGTTACGAAACGGGTATTTATTATGGAGTGGCTTAATTATCATCATCTGTTGTATTTTTGGACCGTAATGCGCGAGGGCAGCTTGACGGCAGCCTGTGTGCGTCTCAGGTTGGCGCCGTCAACAGTCAGCGCTCAATTGGGGAGGCTGGAGGAGGCGATGGGAGGGAAGCTCTTTCAGCGGGTGGGCCGCAATCTGGAGCCAACCGATCTTGGGCGCCTGGTGTATCGCTATGCCGACGAGATATTTTCCTTGGGGCGGGAGATGATGGACACCGTTCGGGGCCGACCTCTGGCCGGCCCCTTATCGCTCAAGGCAGGGGTGGTCGATGTACTGCCCAAATTTATTGTCCGCAGATTACTGGAGCCGGCCATGCAATTGCCGGAACGGGTAAGGTTGGTTTGTTTTGAGGATAAGGAGGGCGCTCTGCTGGCTGAGCTGGCGATGCATACCATTGATGTGGTATTGAGTGATTCACCACTGCGCGCAGGTTTGAGCGTCAAGGCTTACAGCCATCTGCTCGGTGAGTGTGGCATTACATTCTTTGCAGTGGAGAGACTTGCCAGTGGCCTGCGGGCGGGATTTCCTCTGTCACTTCACGAGGCGCCCATGCTCCTGCCGATGGAGATGACAGCCCTGAGAGGCGCGCTGGAGAGATGGTTTTCTTCCCTCGGCATCAGGCCGGCGATTGCTGCTGAATTTGACGATAGCGCTTTGATGATGGTCTTTGGCCAGGAAGGGGATGGAGTCTTTGTGGCGCCGACGGTCATTGAGAAGGAGGTACTGCGGCAGCATCAGGTCCAGATCGTTGGCCGGACGCAGGCGGTGAAAGAGCGTTACTATGCCATCTCGGTTGAGCGGATTATCAAGCACCCGGCCGTGGCGGCGATCTTTGAGGCGGCACGGCACAATCTTTTTGTCGAAAAGACGATATCTGGTGAGGGGAGCAATGAGCTGCCATTATTGGTACAGGATTGATTGGATGGTCGGGGCTTACTAACAATTTTAAACCAGCAGTTCAGTGGAAAAGTGCAGATGGTTCATTCATCAGTAATCGCCGTGGCGGCAAGCCCGGAAATACCGTTTATCTGCGCCAGGGCCCAAGAATTGGCCGATCGGCTGGGGCTGCCGGTGACCTCAACTATGGATGCGAGCTTTCCTTTGGTGCTTACGGTGACGCACGAACACCTGGAACTGCGTCAATCCGCCGCCAAGGGGTCAGGGTCAGGTCCCGTCTTTGTCGATTTTGTCGGTGGCGCGATGGCCTTCCGCCGTTTGCACGGTGGTGGCCGCAAACAGGAACTGGGCCGGGCTGTGGGATTGAAAGGAAACCGTTGCCCGACAGTGGTCGACGCCACCGGCGGTCTTGCCCGTGATGCTTTTGTGTTGGCCAGTCTCGGGTGCCGGGTCACTCTCATTGAGCGTTCACCGGTTATCGCCGCCTTGGTGGCCGATGGTCTTACCCGGGCAAACGATGATCCGGTAGTCGGCGCTATTATCAATGATCGACTTAGGTTGCTGGTTGGCGACAGTTGCAGTCTGTTAGGGGAAATGGTCGTGGAACAGCGGCCGGAAGTAGTCTATCTCGATCCCATGTATCCGCACCGGACCAAGAGCGCCCTGGTGAAAAAAGAGATGCGGATCTTACGGCTGCTGGTCGGCGATGACCCCGATGCTCCCAAACTGCTCGCGGCAGCCCTTGCCTGCGCCAGGGAACGGGTGGTGGTGAAGCGACCGATCAAGGCGGAACCGATTACCGGACCCACCCCAAGTATGGCGATTATCGGCAAAACGGGCCGTTTCGATGTTTATCTGATCAGACCTTAAAGGTCAGGCTTGCCGCACTCTCCAATAGGACGTTATCCTTCCTTGGTCATTTTCCTGGCGATATAAACTACATGTCTTCGTCCGCCCCGGCCCGGGCGTTGCCGGTTGACGGTGAACCTGGCTGCCTGCAGCCGTTTTTCAAAGGCTTGGTCCGGATCCTCAGCCCACACGGCAAACACCCCATCAGCTTTCAATGCGGCCCGACTTAACTCAAGCGCCTTTTTGCCGTACAGATAGTTGCCCCTGCCCTGATCCCCTTCATAGGGGCCTTCGTAGAGATCAAGAATAATGGCGTCAAAGCGCTCTCCTTCGCTCTTTTTTGCGGCATCAGCAATTACTTTAGCAACATCAGCAATCACTACCGTCACTCGCGGATCGTCTACAGCGCCGTTGGTTAACGGGGCCATGGGTCCTTGGCACCAGGTGACCATGATCGGGTTAAGTTCCGCCACCACCACTTCGGCATCGGTCGGGAGATTGTCAAGGGCCGCCTTGAGGGTGAAGGCCATGCCCAGGCCACCTACCAACACCCTCGGAGCATCACTCTTCTTCAGGGGCGCGCAGGCAAGCTCCGCCAAAACAATCTCGGACCTGTTGGCCGAGGAGTTCATCAGTATCCGGCTGTCGATGGTGAGCAGGAAATCCGTCTCACCCCGCTGCCTCAGTTCGAGCAGCCCTTCATCAGTTTCAATGCTGTCAACTACCCGCCATGGCTGAGCCATTTATTGTTCTCCATTTTTTTGGACCCGGCCGATTGCCCCGTTTTTCAACCGCACCTTGATGCCATGGGGATGGGAGAGGGACTTGGTCAGGATATCTTTGACGATTCCTTCGGTGAGCTTCCCTGAGCGCTGGTCCTCTTTGAGGATGATGAACACCCGCAGGCCTGGTTTGATGTCGTTTCGATTCATGCCATTGTTCATGGTTGTCACTGGATGTGTTGTGGGAGCAGTAGTAGTTTACAGTTGTTTGGCGCTGCCGCGTGGTGAAGTGCCAGCGTTTCAGCCATCTTTCAGCGAAAGAGCGATTCTTTTACGCTGGGGGTCAACTTCAATGACCCGGACCAGCACCTGCTGGCGGACCTTAACCACCTCCGACGGGTCCTTAACGTAGCGGTCGGCCAGTTGGCTGATGTGGATCAGTCCGTCCTGGTGGACGCCGATGTCGACGAAGGCCCCGAATTTGGTCACGTTGGTGACCAGGCCGGGCAATCGCATGCCAGGTTGCAGGTCATCAATACTGTTGATCTCTTCGCTAAAGGCAAATTGAGAGAAGGTCGATCGTGGGTCGCGGCCCGGCTTTGCTAGCTCAGCCAGGATATCCTGTAAGGTCGGCAATCCCACCGACTCGGCTATATAGCGGCTGATCTCGATTTGATGCCGGCGCTCCGGTTGTTCGACCAGATCGATAACCTTACAGCCGCAATCCTTGGCCATCTGTTCGACGATCCGGTACCGTTCGGGGTGGACGGCGCTTGCGTCCAGCGGATTGGTTGCACCTTGAATTCGTAAAAATCCAGCGCACTGCTCAAAGGCCTTATCTCCTAGCCGGGGAACCTTTCGCAGCTCGGCCCGGCTGGAAAATGGACCGTTCTCATTGCGAAAGATGATAATATTTTGGGCCAGGGTCGGGCCTAAACCGGAGACGTGGGCCAGCAGCTCGGCGCTGGCGGTGTTCAGTTCCACACCCACGCTGTTGACGCAGCTTGCCACCGTATCGTCCAAGCTCTTCTTCAGGGCCGCTTGGTTGACGTCGTGCTGGTATTGGCCGACCCCGATGACCTTGGGGTCAAGCTTCACCAGCTCGGCTAAGGGGTCCTGCAACCGGCGGCCAATGGAAACCGAGCCGCGCACAGTAAGGTCATGATCAGGGAATTCTGTCCTGGCTGTCTCCGAGGCGGAGTAGATCGAGGCGCCGCTCTCATCGACCATGGTGATGATCAGTTCAGGCGTCAGGTTCAACCCCCGCACAAAAGACTCTGTCTCCCTGCCGGCGGTGCCGTTACCGATGGCAATAGCTTCGATCCGGTATTTCCGGCACAGTTCGATGACGATCTTTCCGGCATCCCGGCTTTTGTCCGCAGAGAGGGTCGGGAAGATGGTAGTGGAGTGCAGCAGCTTCCCCTGTTGATCCAGGCAGACCAGTTTGGCCCCGGTCCGAAAGCCAGGGTCGAGCGCCATTACCCGTTTCCGGCCCAAGGGCGCAGCAAGCAGCAGTTCACGTAAGTTTTCGACAAAGACCTTGATCGCCTCATGGTCTGCGCGTTCTTTGAGGTGGGTGCGCAGCTCGTTTTCCAGCGAAGGGGCAAGGAGCCGTTTGTAACTGTCTTGAGCGGCAAGATCGACTTGGGCAGAGGCGACACCGCCGCTTTTGACATATCTTTTCTGCAGAAAATTAATGGCTGCCTCTTCGGCGGGACGGACCGTAAGGGTCAACGCTTTTTCGTTTTCGCCGCGCAGCATGGCAAGGAAGCGATGGCTGGGGGCCTTTGCAGCGGGTTCCTGCCAGTCGAAATAGTCGCGGAATTTAGCGCCCGCCTCCTGGTTCTTTTTGACCACCTTGGAGATTATCACTCCCTTGTCGGCAAAGAGCTGCCGCAGTCCCCTCCTGGCTGCGGAATCTTCGTTGATCCATTCGGCGATGATGTCTCGGGCCCCGGCCAGGGCCTCGTCAACAGTGGTTACATCTTTTTCCTGGTCGATGAACTGTTCGGGGTTGAGCGGCCTCTGGTCTTGCTGAAAGATGCTCCGGGCCAGAGGTTCCAGGCCCTTTTCCTTGGCAATGATGCTTTTTGTCCTGCGCTTGGGGCGGTGCGGAAGGTAGAGGTCTTCCAGGACGGTTAGATTGGCGGCAGCAAGGAGGGCCTGGCGCAGCTTTGGCTCCAGCAGTTCGCGTTCGCTTAAAGAGGCAATGATCGCCTGCCGCCGTTTGTCGAGTTCCCCGAGTTGCAGCAGCCGGTCCCGGATCACGGTGATCTGGGTCTCATCCAGCAGGCCGGTGGCCTCTTTCCGGTAGCGGGCGATAAACGGTACCGTGCCCCCGGCATCCAATAAGGAGGCCACGGCCGCCACTTGGTCGCTCTTGATCTTCAGCTCTTGGGCGATGATTGCTTGGTGTTGATTCATGAGTGCTTTTGTATTCATATTTCGTTGTTAGCGCCAATTGTTTTTTTATCGTATGATGAATTGATCGTCGGTTTGACCTCTTTTTTGTTCCTGGACAGCTAGGCAGTATGTATAAAAAATATTATTTATGATGGTCTTGCAAAAAGTCACGACTCGTAACCAACTCCCTGATCCCTTCGGCTCCGTTCAGGGAACGATTATCGCGAGACTGTTCCCTTGTATCTTGTTGATGAATAAGTTTTGATGGCGTCGCAAAAAGTCCGATCTACTGCGTTGCGTGGCATTTTTGTTCGTTCGGCATACCATATGTATTGCCTCATTCACAAAACACCCCGCTCCTTGTATATCGGCCCTTTCGGAGTCTCGCAGGCTCGCTTACCTGCTTAGCCATCCCGTGACTTTTTGCGAGTTCATCAGTTTTCGAGTATTTTCTGTAAATTATATCGTTGAGTACCTTCACCAATTTATTTTTTGCAACCTGACTCATACCTCATACGCCAATGAGATCAGTGCCCAGGCAAGGATGTGCGTATGACCTTCATTCTGCAGTGTCCCGTTTGTCGAAAACCACTTTTGCCCACAACGAACGGCTACCAATGTGCCGCGATGCACAGCTTCGATACCGCCCGTCAGGGGTATGTGAATCTTGTGCTTGCCCACAAAAAGCGCTCCAAAGAGCCTGGTGACGACCCGGAAATGATCCAGAGCCGGAGACGGTTTCTTGATCTGGGCTTTTATGATCCAGTCTCCGACGCCATCAACGAGGCTATCAGCATCGAGTTTTCGGGTTTGGTGGGCGGCAGCGGGCGTAGTGTTCTTGATGCCGGTTGCGCAGAAGGCTTTTATCTTCAGCGCCTTAAGAAGGCTCTGTCCCAGGGCAGCGGGGGGTATCTCTCCATTGATTACCACGGTATCGATGTTTCCAAGTTTGCGGTGCGGCAGGCCACTCAACGTGACCGGACCATAGCCTGGTTGGTTGCCAGTATCAACGATCTCCCCTTTTTGGATTCCTCTCTGGATATCGTGCTGAATGTCTTTTCGCCGGTGAACATCATTGAATTTTCCAGGATTCTCAAGCTGACGGGAAGTCTGGTGTTTGCAAGTCCCGGTCCGAGGCACCTCAACGGCCTGCGGGAGATCATCTATCCGATCAGCAGGGAGCATGCAGCGCCCTCGATCATCGAAAAGGCTGAAGAGCTTTTTTCCCCCTCGATTGTGTCGCGGATTACCTATCAACTTGAGCTTGTCGGTCAGCAGATGATTATGGACCTGTTGGCGATGACCCCCTATTACTGGAACATTGATCGTTCGACCAAGGCCAAGGTGGCTGCCCTCGACCGGTTGGCCCTGGATGTCGATGTCGAGATCCGTGTCTTCAAGAAAAAGGGTGGGATGGGGCCAGGCGTATCTCGTATCCGTTAGCAAAAACGGGACAGAGTTATTCTCCCCTCCAATTCAGAGCAAGCTTATTTTGACGGCATTTTCGTCTGCAGTTACAATTTCTTCACCTTGTCGCCGACCAGGGTGGCCTTCTCGCATGAGGCCCCTTTTTTGGGGTTGCAGTCGATGAGGATACCCATCACCCTGCCGGCTGTCTTATGACAGTCGGCGTCTTCCAGTCTCCCCAGGAGGTCGGACATCAGTTTGTTGAACTCCAGACATTTTTCGTAATCGGAAGCAGCCCGTTGATGGAGGATTGTCGCCGTTTTCAGGTCTTCTTTGATATCGTGCGGAATTATTTCAGCCATGCGGAGTGGTCCTCTGCGACTTTTGCGTGAGATGGGATAATGTTTCGATAAGGGGGTGTCTGGCTAATATTTCTGGGGTAAAGGAAATTTTCAAGATGATGCTGGTGGGGTAGAGTATCTCTGTTGGTCAGGGCGATTCAATGCACATTTCCCTAATGAAACCCGACTCCAGGAGGAATTGCAATGTCCTGAGGGAATTTTTATTGCGATTACACAATCTTTGGCATTAACGACCCTAACGGACGGGATGCCTTGATGATTGAATCCACCAAGTAAAAAGTCTCAGGTATATTGTGTTCTCCTCTCGGAGTCGTGGTGAAGTAAAATCGAATAAGCGATGTGGACGATGTTGCTGAGGGCGGCACCTTAGGGAAAAGTCCCTATTTTAATTGCTGTGATATTTTATTATAAGCAGTAGGGAACCGCTAGCAAGATAGGAGATGACTATACTAAAGGAGTTGCAGATCATGGAGCAGAGGACAAACATATGTAAGGTCGTGCTGCTGGCAGCGCTAGGGGTATGGCTCGCCCTCGGAGTGGGATGCAGCCGTGACGAGCGTCCGTTGGTCGTCTACGTTGGCAAAGGGCTTGACTTCCCTATGGAAGAGGTCAAACAGGTTTTCGAGAAGCAGCATCAAGAGAATCCTCTTACCATTATCTATGGTGGCAGCGAGACCTTGCTCTCTACGATCCAAAAAACCCGTAAGGGGGATCTCTTTATTCCCGGTTCGGCCGGCTACATCAGCAGTGCCGGAGATCTGGTGAAAGAAGACCGCTATGTCGCTGATCATCTCCCTGTTTTTGCTGTTCGGGCCGATAACCCCAAAAACCTCCAGACCTTTTCCGACCTTCTGGCCGATGGGGTCAAGCTTGCTGTTGGCAACAAGGACATGTGCGCCATTGGTCAGGTGGCGGAAGCGATTATTAACGCCTCTGACCGACAGGCTGCTTTTCGGGACAATATCGTTATCACCGGC from Desulfobulbaceae bacterium carries:
- a CDS encoding cation-transporting P-type ATPase; this translates as MKELIARHWHHLPSAEVIELLEGNQVKGLDRFEVEHRLAEFGHNTISAQKGKGPLLRFLLQFHQPLIYILIISGVVTGALGEWVDSGVIFGVVLVNAIVGYIQEAKAVNALAALARTMTTEATVLRQGEKKRLPATELVPGDIVF
- the nhaR gene encoding transcriptional activator NhaR, with the translated sequence MEWLNYHHLLYFWTVMREGSLTAACVRLRLAPSTVSAQLGRLEEAMGGKLFQRVGRNLEPTDLGRLVYRYADEIFSLGREMMDTVRGRPLAGPLSLKAGVVDVLPKFIVRRLLEPAMQLPERVRLVCFEDKEGALLAELAMHTIDVVLSDSPLRAGLSVKAYSHLLGECGITFFAVERLASGLRAGFPLSLHEAPMLLPMEMTALRGALERWFSSLGIRPAIAAEFDDSALMMVFGQEGDGVFVAPTVIEKEVLRQHQVQIVGRTQAVKERYYAISVERIIKHPAVAAIFEAARHNLFVEKTISGEGSNELPLLVQD
- a CDS encoding class I SAM-dependent methyltransferase produces the protein MVHSSVIAVAASPEIPFICARAQELADRLGLPVTSTMDASFPLVLTVTHEHLELRQSAAKGSGSGPVFVDFVGGAMAFRRLHGGGRKQELGRAVGLKGNRCPTVVDATGGLARDAFVLASLGCRVTLIERSPVIAALVADGLTRANDDPVVGAIINDRLRLLVGDSCSLLGEMVVEQRPEVVYLDPMYPHRTKSALVKKEMRILRLLVGDDPDAPKLLAAALACARERVVVKRPIKAEPITGPTPSMAIIGKTGRFDVYLIRP
- a CDS encoding spermidine synthase, with the protein product MAQPWRVVDSIETDEGLLELRQRGETDFLLTIDSRILMNSSANRSEIVLAELACAPLKKSDAPRVLVGGLGMAFTLKAALDNLPTDAEVVVAELNPIMVTWCQGPMAPLTNGAVDDPRVTVVIADVAKVIADAAKKSEGERFDAIILDLYEGPYEGDQGRGNYLYGKKALELSRAALKADGVFAVWAEDPDQAFEKRLQAARFTVNRQRPGRGGRRHVVYIARKMTKEG
- a CDS encoding YwbE family protein — protein: MNNGMNRNDIKPGLRVFIILKEDQRSGKLTEGIVKDILTKSLSHPHGIKVRLKNGAIGRVQKNGEQ
- a CDS encoding RNA-binding transcriptional accessory protein codes for the protein MNQHQAIIAQELKIKSDQVAAVASLLDAGGTVPFIARYRKEATGLLDETQITVIRDRLLQLGELDKRRQAIIASLSERELLEPKLRQALLAAANLTVLEDLYLPHRPKRRTKSIIAKEKGLEPLARSIFQQDQRPLNPEQFIDQEKDVTTVDEALAGARDIIAEWINEDSAARRGLRQLFADKGVIISKVVKKNQEAGAKFRDYFDWQEPAAKAPSHRFLAMLRGENEKALTLTVRPAEEAAINFLQKRYVKSGGVASAQVDLAAQDSYKRLLAPSLENELRTHLKERADHEAIKVFVENLRELLLAAPLGRKRVMALDPGFRTGAKLVCLDQQGKLLHSTTIFPTLSADKSRDAGKIVIELCRKYRIEAIAIGNGTAGRETESFVRGLNLTPELIITMVDESGASIYSASETARTEFPDHDLTVRGSVSIGRRLQDPLAELVKLDPKVIGVGQYQHDVNQAALKKSLDDTVASCVNSVGVELNTASAELLAHVSGLGPTLAQNIIIFRNENGPFSSRAELRKVPRLGDKAFEQCAGFLRIQGATNPLDASAVHPERYRIVEQMAKDCGCKVIDLVEQPERRHQIEISRYIAESVGLPTLQDILAELAKPGRDPRSTFSQFAFSEEINSIDDLQPGMRLPGLVTNVTKFGAFVDIGVHQDGLIHISQLADRYVKDPSEVVKVRQQVLVRVIEVDPQRKRIALSLKDG
- a CDS encoding methyltransferase domain-containing protein; this translates as MTFILQCPVCRKPLLPTTNGYQCAAMHSFDTARQGYVNLVLAHKKRSKEPGDDPEMIQSRRRFLDLGFYDPVSDAINEAISIEFSGLVGGSGRSVLDAGCAEGFYLQRLKKALSQGSGGYLSIDYHGIDVSKFAVRQATQRDRTIAWLVASINDLPFLDSSLDIVLNVFSPVNIIEFSRILKLTGSLVFASPGPRHLNGLREIIYPISREHAAPSIIEKAEELFSPSIVSRITYQLELVGQQMIMDLLAMTPYYWNIDRSTKAKVAALDRLALDVDVEIRVFKKKGGMGPGVSRIR
- the modA gene encoding molybdate ABC transporter substrate-binding protein, which produces MTILKELQIMEQRTNICKVVLLAALGVWLALGVGCSRDERPLVVYVGKGLDFPMEEVKQVFEKQHQENPLTIIYGGSETLLSTIQKTRKGDLFIPGSAGYISSAGDLVKEDRYVADHLPVFAVRADNPKNLQTFSDLLADGVKLAVGNKDMCAIGQVAEAIINASDRQAAFRDNIVITGTTVNELIKLVADGEVDAALVWADMLQWPEGKGLRRVEIPSAINTVEEIRIAVMTTSASPQSAALFANFLVTEGQAIFARHGFGVK